A region from the Citrobacter telavivensis genome encodes:
- the bamC gene encoding outer membrane protein assembly factor BamC, producing the protein MAYSVQKSRLARVAGVSLVLLLAACSSDSRYKRQVSGDESYLEAAPLAELHAPAGMILPVTTSDYNIPVTNGSGAVGKALDIRPPAQPLALVSGARTQFAGDTATLLVENGRGNTLWPQVVSVIQSKNYTIEKRDDASQTLTTGWIDWNRLDEDEQYRGRYQISVKPQGYQQAVMVKLVNLEQAGKPVADAASLQRYSTEMMNVISAGLDKTATDAANAAQNRSTATMDVQSAADDTGLPMLVVRGPFNAVWQRLPAVLEKVGMKVTDSTRSQGSLAVTYKPLSDSGWQELGARDPGLSSGDYKLQVGDLDNRSSLQFIDPKGHTLTQSQNDALVAIFQAAFSK; encoded by the coding sequence ATGGCTTACTCAGTACAAAAGTCGCGCCTGGCCAGGGTTGCGGGTGTTTCGCTTGTTTTGCTGCTCGCGGCCTGTAGTTCTGACTCGCGCTATAAGCGCCAGGTGAGTGGTGATGAATCCTATCTGGAAGCCGCACCGCTTGCTGAACTTCATGCGCCTGCCGGTATGATTTTGCCGGTGACCACGAGCGACTACAACATTCCGGTCACCAACGGCAGTGGTGCGGTAGGAAAAGCGCTGGATATCCGTCCGCCGGCACAGCCGCTGGCGCTGGTCTCCGGGGCCCGGACCCAGTTTGCGGGCGATACTGCAACGCTGCTGGTGGAGAATGGGCGTGGAAATACGCTGTGGCCGCAGGTGGTCAGCGTGATTCAGTCTAAAAACTACACGATTGAAAAACGTGATGATGCCAGCCAGACGCTGACGACAGGTTGGATTGACTGGAACCGTCTGGACGAAGACGAGCAGTATCGTGGTCGTTATCAAATCTCGGTTAAACCGCAGGGCTATCAGCAGGCGGTGATGGTGAAACTGGTGAACCTTGAGCAGGCTGGTAAACCTGTTGCGGACGCCGCTTCACTGCAGCGTTACAGCACTGAGATGATGAACGTGATTTCTGCGGGGCTCGATAAGACCGCGACAGATGCCGCGAATGCCGCGCAGAACCGTTCTACCGCTACGATGGACGTGCAGAGCGCCGCCGATGACACCGGTTTACCGATGCTGGTGGTGCGTGGTCCGTTCAACGCCGTTTGGCAGCGCCTCCCGGCAGTACTGGAGAAAGTCGGTATGAAAGTGACCGACAGCACGCGTTCGCAGGGGAGCCTGGCAGTAACCTACAAACCGCTGTCCGACAGCGGCTGGCAGGAACTGGGCGCTCGCGATCCTGGGCTCTCTTCCGGTGACTACAAACTGCAGGTCGGTGATTTAGATAACCGCAGCAGCTTGCAGTTTATCGATCCGAAGGGGCATACCCTGACGCAGAGCCAGAACGACGCGCTGGTTGCTATCTTCCAGGCAGCGTTTAGCAAGTAA
- the purC gene encoding phosphoribosylaminoimidazolesuccinocarboxamide synthase codes for MQKQAELYRGKAKTVYSTENPDLLVLEFRNDTSAGDGARIEQFDRKGMVNNKFNYFIMTKLAEAGIPTQMERLLSDTECLVKKLDMVPVECVVRNRAAGSLVKRLGIEEGIELNPPLFDLFLKNDAMHDPMVNDSYCETFGWVSKENLARMKELTYKANDVLKKLFDDAGLILVDFKLEFGLYKGEVVLGDEFSPDGSRLWDKETLEKMDKDRFRQSLGGLIEAYETVARRLGVNLD; via the coding sequence ATGCAAAAGCAAGCTGAGTTGTATCGTGGTAAAGCGAAGACCGTATACAGCACGGAAAACCCGGACCTGTTGGTGCTCGAATTCCGCAATGATACGTCAGCAGGGGATGGCGCACGCATTGAGCAGTTTGATCGTAAAGGCATGGTAAATAATAAGTTTAATTATTTCATCATGACCAAACTGGCCGAAGCGGGTATCCCGACGCAGATGGAGCGACTGCTTTCCGATACCGAATGTCTGGTGAAAAAGCTGGATATGGTGCCGGTCGAGTGCGTGGTGCGTAACCGTGCGGCAGGCTCTCTGGTTAAACGTCTGGGTATTGAAGAGGGCATCGAACTGAATCCGCCGTTATTCGACCTGTTCCTGAAAAACGATGCAATGCATGACCCGATGGTCAACGATTCCTACTGCGAAACCTTTGGTTGGGTGAGCAAAGAGAATCTGGCACGAATGAAAGAGCTGACCTATAAAGCGAATGACGTGCTGAAAAAACTGTTCGATGATGCGGGGCTGATCCTCGTCGACTTCAAACTGGAGTTCGGTCTGTACAAAGGTGAAGTGGTTCTCGGTGATGAATTCTCTCCGGACGGCAGCCGTCTGTGGGATAAAGAGACCCTCGAAAAAATGGACAAAGACCGTTTCCGTCAGAGCCTGGGTGGCCTGATTGAAGCCTATGAAACCGTCGCACGTCGTCTGGGTGTGAATCTCGACTAA
- a CDS encoding GNAT family N-acetyltransferase: MSGYTALNALTAQMTREGIRRLLVLSGEASWCHEQAQRLRNTLPGDWLWVSPGASAEPCCTPLALQTLLGREFRHAIFDALAGFDAAAFAALSGTLRAGSWLVLLAPPLARWHHCPDTDSLRWSDCAQPIATPHFIDHIRRLIAADEQTLCWQQSQPFCVPHFPERPHWQSATGAPLPEQAAILAQLLQMPEGIATVTAARGRGKSALAGQLISRIKGSAIVTAPAKAATDVLAQFAGDNFCFMAPDALLSTEVRADWLVVDEAAAIPAPLLLRLVSRFPRTLLTTTVQGYEGTGRGFLLKFCARFPKLQRYELRQPVRWAQGCPLEKWVSDALVFDDDRFAATPQGSITIAPFEQDAWRTRPEMPLAVYRLLSGAHYRTSPLDLRRMMDAPGQHFFNAACDGQIVGALWLVEEGGLAPELSQAVWAGFRRPRGNLVAQSLAAHGGDPLAATLTGRRISRIAVHPGRQREGIGQQLIAQAHAANCDYLSVSFGYTPELWRFWQRCGFILVRVGNHKEASSGCYTSMALLPLNAAGRRLAEYEHHRLRRDADILARWNGEAIPVEPLKTTTLNEDDWLTLAGFAFAHRPLLTSLGGLSRLLATSTLPLPALRGSLQARLSDADLCLTLRLSGRKALLKRQREEATQALTALDPERTDHDRNRILQWQFFH; this comes from the coding sequence ATGTCTGGTTATACCGCGCTGAATGCGTTAACCGCACAAATGACCCGGGAGGGGATTCGTCGTCTGCTGGTGCTGAGCGGCGAGGCGTCCTGGTGTCATGAACAGGCGCAGCGCCTGCGTAACACATTACCCGGCGACTGGCTATGGGTTTCCCCTGGTGCGTCCGCTGAACCCTGCTGCACGCCGCTGGCGCTGCAAACGCTCCTGGGGCGCGAATTCCGCCATGCCATCTTCGATGCGCTGGCAGGGTTTGATGCGGCGGCCTTTGCCGCGTTAAGCGGAACGCTGCGAGCGGGCAGTTGGCTGGTGCTACTTGCGCCGCCACTGGCGCGCTGGCATCACTGCCCTGATACGGATTCGCTGCGCTGGAGCGACTGCGCGCAACCTATTGCGACCCCCCATTTTATCGATCACATCCGTCGACTCATTGCGGCGGATGAGCAGACGCTGTGCTGGCAGCAGTCTCAGCCGTTTTGTGTACCACATTTTCCTGAACGTCCCCACTGGCAGTCCGCAACCGGTGCGCCGCTGCCTGAACAGGCGGCTATTCTGGCGCAGTTGTTACAGATGCCCGAAGGGATCGCCACGGTCACCGCCGCGCGTGGGCGCGGTAAATCGGCGCTGGCGGGGCAGTTGATTTCGCGCATCAAGGGCAGCGCTATCGTGACCGCGCCGGCAAAAGCGGCAACGGACGTGCTGGCTCAGTTTGCCGGCGACAACTTCTGCTTTATGGCACCGGATGCGCTGCTGAGTACGGAGGTGCGCGCCGACTGGTTGGTGGTAGACGAAGCCGCGGCGATCCCCGCGCCGCTCCTTCTGCGCCTTGTTTCCCGTTTCCCGCGCACCCTGTTGACCACAACGGTACAGGGCTACGAAGGTACCGGACGCGGCTTTTTGTTGAAGTTCTGCGCCCGCTTTCCAAAACTACAGCGTTATGAACTCCGGCAACCCGTTCGCTGGGCGCAGGGCTGCCCGCTGGAGAAATGGGTCAGCGACGCGCTGGTTTTTGATGATGACCGTTTTGCGGCCACGCCGCAGGGCAGCATTACGATTGCCCCTTTCGAACAGGACGCCTGGCGTACAAGGCCGGAAATGCCTCTGGCGGTCTATCGACTGCTTTCCGGGGCGCATTACCGCACCTCTCCACTGGATCTACGCCGAATGATGGATGCGCCGGGCCAGCATTTTTTCAACGCCGCCTGTGATGGGCAAATCGTCGGGGCGCTTTGGCTGGTTGAGGAAGGCGGCCTTGCTCCCGAACTCAGCCAGGCCGTCTGGGCGGGATTTCGGCGACCTCGGGGGAATCTCGTCGCGCAGTCGCTGGCGGCGCACGGCGGCGATCCGCTGGCGGCGACCTTGACTGGTCGTCGGATCAGCCGCATCGCCGTCCATCCGGGACGTCAGCGCGAGGGTATTGGACAACAGCTGATCGCGCAGGCTCATGCGGCAAACTGTGACTACCTTTCCGTTAGTTTTGGCTATACGCCTGAGCTGTGGCGCTTCTGGCAGCGCTGCGGTTTCATCCTGGTGCGCGTAGGGAATCACAAGGAGGCCAGCAGCGGCTGCTATACCTCAATGGCACTCCTGCCGCTAAACGCGGCGGGAAGACGTCTGGCTGAATATGAGCATCACCGCTTACGTCGCGATGCCGACATTCTTGCGCGGTGGAATGGGGAGGCGATTCCGGTTGAGCCGTTGAAAACGACTACGCTTAATGAAGATGACTGGCTGACGCTGGCGGGGTTTGCCTTCGCACATCGTCCGTTGTTGACCTCGCTTGGCGGTTTGAGCCGCCTGCTGGCGACCAGCACGCTGCCGTTACCGGCGCTGCGGGGCAGCCTGCAAGCGCGGCTTAGCGATGCAGATCTCTGTCTGACGTTGCGCCTTTCAGGGCGTAAAGCACTGCTGAAGCGTCAGCGAGAAGAGGCGACGCAGGCGTTAACCGCGCTGGACCCCGAGCGGACCGATCATGACCGTAATCGCATTCTGCAATGGCAATTTTTTCACTAA
- a CDS encoding esterase, with protein MKHDHFVVQSPTQPAQQLLLLFHGVGDNPVAMGEIGSWFAPLFPDALVVSIGGVEPSGPASGRQWFSVQGVTEENRQARIDAIMPVFIETVRYWQKQSGVGANATALIGFSQGAIMALESIKAEPGLASRVIAFNGRYASLPETASTATTFHLIHGGEDRVIELSHAVAAQDALLSVGGDVTLDIVEDLGHAIDDRSMQFALDHLRYTVPKHYFDEALSGGTPNDDDVIEMI; from the coding sequence ATGAAACATGACCATTTTGTTGTTCAAAGTCCGACCCAACCTGCTCAACAGCTGTTGCTGCTGTTTCATGGCGTGGGCGATAACCCCGTCGCAATGGGTGAGATCGGTTCGTGGTTTGCCCCTCTCTTCCCGGACGCGCTGGTGGTCAGCATCGGTGGCGTTGAGCCGAGCGGTCCGGCATCCGGGCGTCAGTGGTTTTCAGTGCAAGGGGTGACGGAAGAGAATCGCCAGGCGCGGATTGACGCGATCATGCCGGTATTTATCGAAACGGTGCGCTACTGGCAAAAACAGAGTGGCGTAGGGGCTAATGCCACGGCGCTGATTGGTTTCTCTCAGGGGGCAATTATGGCGCTGGAGAGCATCAAAGCCGAGCCGGGCCTTGCCTCGCGGGTGATTGCGTTTAACGGACGCTATGCCAGCCTGCCGGAAACCGCGTCGACCGCCACCACTTTCCATCTGATCCACGGTGGTGAAGATCGGGTGATTGAACTTTCGCATGCGGTGGCCGCTCAGGACGCGCTGTTAAGTGTAGGTGGAGATGTCACGCTGGATATCGTGGAAGACCTCGGTCACGCGATAGACGACCGTAGCATGCAGTTTGCCCTCGATCATTTGCGCTATACCGTGCCGAAGCACTACTTTGATGAAGCGCTCAGCGGCGGTACGCCAAATGATGATGACGTGATTGAGATGATCTAA
- the dapE gene encoding succinyl-diaminopimelate desuccinylase: protein MSCPVIELTQQLIRRPSLSPDDAGCQALMIERLRAIGFTVERMDFADTQNFWAWRGQGETLAFAGHTDVVPAGDADRWINPPFEPTIRDGMLFGRGAADMKGSLAAMVVAAERFVAQHPNHKGRLAFLITSDEEASAKNGTVKVVDALMARNERLDYCLVGEPSSTEVVGDVVKNGRRGSLTCNLTIHGVQGHVAYPHLADNPVHRAAPMLNELVSIEWDQGNEFFPATSMQIANVQAGTGSNNVIPGELFVQFNFRFSTELTDEMIKARVHALLEKHQLRYTVDWWLSGQPFLTDRGKLVDAVVNAIEHYNEIKPQLLTTGGTSDGRFIARMGAQVVELGPVNATIHKINECVNAADLQLLARMYQRIMEQLVA, encoded by the coding sequence ATGTCGTGCCCGGTTATTGAGCTGACACAGCAGCTTATTCGCCGCCCTTCCCTGAGCCCAGATGATGCGGGATGTCAGGCGTTGATGATTGAACGCCTGCGCGCGATCGGTTTTACCGTTGAGCGTATGGATTTTGCCGATACTCAGAATTTTTGGGCATGGCGCGGACAGGGTGAGACGCTGGCGTTTGCCGGTCACACCGACGTTGTGCCTGCGGGCGATGCCGATCGCTGGATCAACCCGCCTTTTGAGCCAACTATTCGCGACGGGATGTTGTTCGGTCGCGGCGCGGCGGATATGAAAGGTTCGCTGGCGGCCATGGTGGTGGCGGCAGAGCGCTTTGTCGCTCAGCACCCAAACCACAAAGGACGTCTGGCGTTTCTGATCACCTCAGATGAAGAGGCCAGCGCAAAAAACGGCACCGTCAAGGTTGTCGACGCGCTGATGGCGCGTAATGAGCGCCTGGATTACTGTCTGGTCGGCGAACCCTCAAGCACCGAAGTGGTTGGTGACGTGGTGAAGAACGGTCGTCGCGGCTCACTGACCTGCAACCTGACCATTCATGGCGTGCAGGGGCATGTCGCCTATCCGCATCTGGCGGATAACCCGGTACACCGCGCCGCGCCGATGCTTAATGAACTGGTAAGCATTGAGTGGGATCAGGGCAATGAATTTTTCCCGGCCACCAGCATGCAGATTGCCAACGTCCAGGCTGGCACCGGTAGCAATAACGTCATCCCCGGGGAACTGTTCGTGCAGTTCAACTTCCGTTTCAGTACCGAACTGACCGATGAGATGATCAAAGCGCGGGTGCACGCGCTGCTCGAAAAACATCAGTTGCGCTATACGGTAGACTGGTGGCTCTCCGGTCAGCCGTTCCTGACCGATCGCGGGAAGCTGGTGGATGCCGTCGTGAACGCCATCGAGCACTATAATGAAATTAAACCGCAGTTGCTGACCACGGGCGGTACGTCTGATGGACGGTTTATCGCTCGCATGGGAGCACAGGTCGTGGAGCTGGGTCCGGTGAATGCCACGATTCATAAAATCAATGAATGCGTGAACGCCGCCGACCTGCAGCTACTTGCCCGTATGTATCAACGTATTATGGAACAACTCGTCGCCTGA
- a CDS encoding ArsC family reductase, giving the protein MITLYGIKNCDTIKKARRWLEARGIDYRFHDYRVDGLDNTLLTSFINELGWESLLNTRGTTWRKLDETTRSHITDAASAAALMTEMPAIIKRPLLCAPGKPMLLGFSESSYQQFFDEV; this is encoded by the coding sequence ATGATTACCCTCTACGGTATTAAAAATTGCGACACCATTAAAAAGGCCCGCCGTTGGCTGGAAGCGCGTGGCATTGACTACCGTTTTCACGATTATCGTGTCGATGGTCTGGACAACACACTTCTCACTTCATTTATCAATGAATTAGGTTGGGAGTCGCTTCTCAACACCCGTGGAACAACGTGGCGCAAGCTGGACGAAACCACGCGCAGTCACATCACAGATGCAGCGTCTGCCGCCGCATTAATGACTGAAATGCCGGCAATCATCAAACGCCCATTGCTCTGCGCGCCCGGGAAGCCTATGCTGCTGGGTTTTAGTGAATCCAGTTATCAGCAGTTTTTTGACGAGGTGTAG
- the ypfM gene encoding protein YpfM, giving the protein MIERELGNWKDFIEVMLRK; this is encoded by the coding sequence ATGATTGAACGCGAACTGGGGAACTGGAAAGATTTTATTGAAGTGATGCTTCGCAAATAA
- the acrD gene encoding multidrug efflux RND transporter permease AcrD, giving the protein MANFFIDRPIFAWVLAILLCLTGTLAIFSLPVEQYPDLAPPNVRITANYPGASAQTLENTVTQVIEQNMTGLDNLMYMSSQSSGTGQASVTLSFVAGTDPDEAVQQVQNQLQSAMRKLPQAVQNQGVTVRKTGDTNILTIAFVSTDGSMDKQDIADYVASNIQDPLSRVNGVGDIDAYGSQYSMRIWLDPARLNSFQMTAKDVTDAIESQNAQIAVGQLGGTPSIDTQALNATINAQSLLQTPEQFRAITLRVNQDGSEVTLGDVATVEMGAEKYDYLSRFNGNAASGLGVKLASGANEMSTATQVIKRLDELAQYFPHGLEYKVAYETTSFVKASIEDVVKTLLEAIALVFLVMYLFLQNFRATLIPTIAVPVVLMGTFSVLYAFGYSINTLTMFAMVLAIGLLVDDAIVVVENVERIMSEEGLTPREATRKSMGQIQGALVGIAMVLSAVFVPMAFFGGTTGAIYRQFSITIVAAMVLSVLVAMILTPALCATLLKPLHKGEHHGQTGFFGWFNRTFNRNAERYEKGVAKILHRSLRWILIYVLLLGAMVVLFLRLPTSFLPLEDRGMFTTSIQLPSGSTQQQTLKVVQEVEKYYSTHEKDNVQSVFATVGSGPGGNGQNVARMFVRLKDWGERDSTTGTSFAIIERATKAFNKIKEARVFASSPPAISGLGSSAGFDMELQDHAGAGHDALMAARDQLIRLASQDSALTRVRHNGLDDSPQLQIDVDQRKAQALGVSIDDINDTLQTAWGSSYVNDFMDRGRVKKVYVQAAAKYRMLPDDINLWYVRNNSGGMVPFSAFATSRWETGSPRLERYNGYSAIEIVGEAAPGVSTGTAMDVMESLVRQLPTGFGLEWTAMSYQDRLSGAQAPALYAISLLVVFLCLAALYESWSVPFSVMLVVPLGVIGALLATWIRGLENDVYFQVGLLTVIGLSAKNAILIVEFANEMNEKGHDLLDATLHACRQRLRPILMTSLAFIFGVLPMAISNGAGSGGQHAVGTGVMGGMISATVLAIYFVPLFFVLVRRRFPLKPRQE; this is encoded by the coding sequence ATGGCGAATTTCTTTATCGATCGCCCCATATTTGCCTGGGTGCTGGCTATCCTGTTGTGTCTGACAGGTACCCTGGCTATTTTCTCGTTGCCGGTGGAACAATATCCGGATCTGGCGCCGCCAAACGTGCGCATCACCGCGAACTATCCCGGCGCCTCCGCGCAAACGCTGGAAAACACCGTCACCCAGGTCATTGAACAGAACATGACCGGCCTCGATAATCTGATGTACATGTCATCGCAAAGCAGCGGTACCGGACAAGCGTCGGTGACGCTGAGCTTCGTTGCCGGCACCGATCCGGATGAAGCCGTACAGCAGGTCCAGAATCAGCTGCAGTCAGCGATGCGTAAACTGCCGCAGGCGGTACAGAACCAGGGCGTGACGGTACGTAAGACCGGGGATACCAACATCCTGACGATTGCCTTTGTCTCCACTGACGGTTCGATGGATAAGCAGGATATTGCGGACTACGTTGCCAGTAATATTCAGGATCCACTCAGCCGGGTGAACGGCGTCGGCGATATCGATGCCTACGGCTCGCAATATTCCATGCGCATCTGGCTGGATCCGGCCAGGCTCAACAGTTTCCAGATGACCGCGAAAGATGTCACTGACGCCATTGAGTCGCAAAACGCGCAGATCGCCGTCGGACAGTTAGGTGGAACCCCTTCCATTGATACCCAGGCGCTGAACGCCACCATTAACGCCCAGTCGCTGCTGCAAACGCCGGAACAGTTTCGCGCCATTACGCTGCGCGTCAATCAGGATGGTTCAGAAGTGACCCTGGGCGATGTCGCCACCGTCGAAATGGGGGCTGAGAAGTATGACTATCTCAGCCGCTTCAATGGCAATGCGGCGTCCGGGCTTGGGGTTAAACTGGCGTCGGGAGCCAACGAAATGTCCACCGCGACGCAGGTGATTAAGCGCCTTGATGAGCTGGCGCAATACTTCCCGCACGGTCTGGAGTACAAGGTGGCCTATGAAACCACCTCTTTCGTTAAAGCCTCCATTGAAGACGTGGTGAAAACGTTGCTGGAAGCCATCGCGCTGGTATTCCTCGTGATGTACCTGTTCCTGCAAAATTTCCGCGCCACATTGATCCCGACGATTGCCGTACCGGTGGTGCTGATGGGCACCTTCTCGGTGCTCTATGCCTTCGGTTACAGCATCAACACCCTGACCATGTTTGCGATGGTACTGGCGATCGGTCTGCTGGTGGATGACGCCATCGTGGTAGTGGAAAACGTCGAGCGTATTATGAGTGAGGAAGGTCTCACGCCGCGCGAGGCAACGCGAAAATCGATGGGACAAATTCAGGGCGCGCTGGTCGGTATCGCGATGGTGCTGTCAGCCGTCTTTGTGCCGATGGCCTTCTTTGGCGGGACCACCGGGGCAATCTATCGTCAGTTCTCCATTACCATTGTGGCGGCAATGGTGCTTTCCGTTCTGGTGGCGATGATCCTCACCCCTGCCCTGTGCGCCACCTTGCTTAAACCGCTGCACAAAGGCGAGCATCACGGGCAAACCGGTTTCTTCGGCTGGTTTAACCGCACCTTCAACCGTAACGCCGAGCGTTACGAGAAAGGCGTAGCCAAAATTCTGCATCGCAGCCTGCGCTGGATCCTGATCTATGTGTTGCTGCTTGGCGCGATGGTGGTTCTGTTCCTGCGTCTGCCAACCTCGTTCCTGCCGCTGGAAGACCGCGGCATGTTTACCACGTCGATTCAGTTGCCGAGTGGCTCTACGCAGCAGCAAACCTTAAAAGTGGTGCAGGAAGTCGAGAAATATTACTCCACCCACGAAAAAGATAATGTCCAGTCCGTGTTTGCGACAGTCGGTTCCGGGCCGGGTGGCAACGGTCAGAACGTGGCGCGTATGTTCGTACGCCTGAAAGACTGGGGCGAACGCGACTCCACCACCGGCACCTCGTTTGCCATTATCGAACGTGCGACGAAGGCTTTTAACAAAATCAAAGAGGCGCGCGTATTCGCCAGCAGCCCGCCAGCCATCAGCGGTCTCGGCAGTTCCGCAGGCTTTGACATGGAACTGCAGGATCACGCCGGTGCCGGTCATGACGCCTTAATGGCCGCACGCGACCAGTTGATTCGTCTGGCGTCGCAGGATAGCGCCCTGACCCGTGTGCGCCACAACGGTCTGGACGACAGCCCACAGTTGCAAATTGATGTCGACCAGCGCAAAGCCCAGGCGCTGGGCGTATCCATTGACGATATCAACGATACGTTGCAGACCGCCTGGGGGTCGAGCTACGTCAACGACTTTATGGATCGCGGCCGCGTGAAGAAGGTTTACGTCCAGGCTGCTGCGAAATACCGCATGCTGCCAGACGATATCAACCTGTGGTACGTGCGCAATAACAGCGGCGGCATGGTGCCTTTCTCTGCCTTCGCCACCTCACGCTGGGAGACCGGTTCTCCGCGCCTGGAGCGCTACAACGGCTATTCTGCCATCGAGATTGTCGGTGAAGCTGCGCCCGGTGTGAGCACCGGGACGGCGATGGATGTGATGGAGTCGCTGGTGCGTCAGTTGCCAACCGGATTTGGTCTGGAATGGACTGCCATGTCATACCAGGATCGGCTCTCCGGGGCGCAGGCACCGGCCCTGTATGCCATTTCTCTGCTGGTGGTATTCCTGTGCCTGGCCGCGCTGTATGAAAGCTGGTCGGTACCGTTCTCGGTTATGCTGGTGGTGCCGCTGGGGGTCATTGGTGCGCTGCTCGCTACCTGGATCCGCGGTCTGGAAAACGATGTCTATTTCCAGGTCGGGCTACTGACGGTCATTGGTCTCTCCGCCAAAAACGCCATTCTGATTGTTGAATTTGCCAATGAGATGAACGAGAAAGGACACGATCTTCTGGATGCGACGCTGCACGCCTGTCGGCAGCGCTTACGTCCGATCCTGATGACCTCGCTGGCGTTTATCTTCGGCGTGCTGCCGATGGCTATCAGCAACGGGGCAGGTTCCGGCGGTCAACACGCCGTCGGGACGGGCGTCATGGGCGGGATGATCTCGGCAACGGTGCTGGCTATCTATTTTGTGCCACTGTTCTTCGTCCTGGTCCGTCGCCGTTTCCCATTGAAACCGCGCCAGGAATAA